From Panthera tigris isolate Pti1 chromosome B4, P.tigris_Pti1_mat1.1, whole genome shotgun sequence:
GTGTATACATTCCCCAAAATTCCTATTATGAATTTTCCAGTTATTATGATCATGAAGATGTTGCCTTCTGTACAGAGCATGTTGGTAGAGAGAACACCCTGGTCTCCATTATCATTGCAGGTGGGCTAATTTACAGATTCTCAGTTGAAGGGTGGTAATAAGTTCTTCAAGTCAcgaaataatgttttcttttcattcactatTTGGATTTTGATATCATTCCAGGAGTACCAAGCTCTCTTTGGAAATAGGATGGCTTCTTCATTTGTGAGGACTAAACCAACTGGTTGTTCCAAACATTTTGACTAGCTTTGAGCCTGGGCAAATCATAATCATCACCCTTTAGTGAGTGGTAAGTGAAATGTTTGGTTGAAAATGCTCTCATACCCCTTAAAAGAGATTTGATTTCATGAATTTGCAACAGGCTTCTTGCTATTAAGTTTTGAGTACTCCGTTTGACCTGTTGAACTGAGTTTCAAATAGGGAGccacagaaagcaaagaaaaaaaacatgtattccATAAAAATCACAATGTGTAAAATGAAAGTTCATTTTCATCACCATAAATTGTAGGCCAATCAAGAGTCAGGTTTCCTGGCTCTTGGAAATGAATTTTAGTTTTGGAAATGATCAGTACAATTGGATTCTAGAAAATTAACATTCAGTCAGaggataattttcattttcatacaaATGGTTAATCAGAGAAGGATATGATACCAATCTAATTATACATGCTATAGTGTTATTAGTCAGGCAGGCACGTggcaatatttacaaatattttgcctCTATGCAGTTTTTTAATAGAAGTGAAAGATGCTAGATTAAAATTTGCtagtttcatttcattgaatGTAGGAAATGCTCCCCGTCTGAAATGTTCATCCCAAAATATTGTCTCTTggataataaacattttcatataaaattaaggaaacacACTTTATTCTCTTTATAATCAACTCTTTTCATAAGACTTACAACCTTACATTCTACATTGTAGTCATTTCTCCTGATGGggcaatcacatttttaaaaatgttaaccgAATAATGTTTTCAGGGAATAAGACTAATTCTACTATCAAATTGATTTATTCTTTCTTGGGAGACCCATTCCACaataaatttaaatctaagtAATACAAATCACAGAACGAGGGttcttcttctctgtatttaagtacttaaataatgtaaataacatatgtagtatatttcctatttttattgcaTAATGTGTTACAGGAAAGcatgaaattaataatttaaggaaacctagttatctgtaaaatgttaccagaaacagaatagaaaagctAATGAtgctaagagggaaaaaaaaccaaacatgtcAAAGATTCTTGAGTCTAGAAGGGTAGAGAAAACATCCCAAAGAATTTTTGAGAATTAACTCTAAAGCTGGGTGGTTTTGATATACATATCCCTTAACTGTAGACCCCACACTCCTTTTCCTAGTCAAACATTTTCTTGAGATCACATCTCTTTTCCTACATTATATTTCACCCTAGAGAGGGTCTCACCAGTGTTTTATCTCCTTCCTTAATGGGACAAATCATTCTAGAAATGGAGGGGGTAGAGcagaaaaaataagaactgaCCTCCTCTGGCTCAGAAGTACAGTTTCTTATAGGATCGATTTTATAGGAAGGGCTGATATGCTTTAAAACCTCTTCCCAGCAGCCTGTTTGCCTGAAATTCTTCTGCTGCTTTTTGAGCGCAAGGTTTTTACCAGAATAAGACAGAAAGGAGAACCTCTTTGCCTTAGGCTCATCTTTCCTGCAGACACAAGGAAATGCACGGGGCTCAAGGATAACAGTTGACTTAAAGTTAAACAAGATGGAAATGTGAAGGAACACAAAGGGAAATTTAGAATAATGATAGATATGCATGACTCTTAACAGCATACAATTAAGCAAATGAATGTAATCCCCGGGGAGAAGGGAGACAgtcttttgttgatttctttctcCCCATATTCAGGATTCTCTGTGGAACAAGAGGTTTCCTTCTTTTGTGGAAGCCCTTCACACACCTTAGCACCTTCAGAAAGGCCTCCCTCAGTTTGCTGTTGCCCATGATCAGGATGAACGAATGGCTTGATGGGAAAATGACAGTGACTATGCCACCAAACATCAACACTAACCGCCCTTGAGGAATCAGGAAGCTAGAAGTGACTACAAGAAAGACTGCATAGTACATGatgaagagaagcagaaagatggTCACTGCCTTTATGGCCCTCATGTGTGCCTCTGTGCTAGAGTCCCTGGACCCGGTGGCGTAAAGTTTCATCTGCTTAGTGTGTCtaaagagggagaaaagtaaCAAGACAAAGGAGATTAGGCACAGAGCAAAGGGAACTAGAGCCCCCAGGTTCAGGATAATCAGTTTGAAAGCGCTTGGGGCTTTACTCACTCTGAATTCCCAAGTTATGTTTTCCTCATGATTGACTTCGACGTGACCCCAGGATCCCTCTTTCAAAAAGACACTAATAATTATGGAGGTGAGGAAGGACTCCAGAAAAAGCCCCAGGACGACTCTGGTAACGTTTAGCTTCAGCCAGAGGAACACCGGGTGGGATATGTTGGCTATCTTCAGTAAGTAGAAAATGCTGAGGCAAGCAGTGAACCAGACACTTGAATGGTTGCTCAGTGTCCAGAAAGCATCCAAGGTGTTTACTGTCTCATTTTGAGCATACGCATGTGGAGAGAGCAGCAGAACAAAGCCATCTGCAGAtaccacacacaacacacagattCTGGAGATGGCCAAACTCACCAGGATGATGTCAGTCACGGAGCTATCTCGCCTTTGGAGCCAACCAGTGCAGTTAACCAGTACAATAAATCCATTTCCCCAGATTCCTATAGTCAATTCACCAGCAATCAAGACCATATACATTACCTCCACTGCACTTGGCATGTCAGCAAAGTTCCTGTCTGGGATATCACCGATGACGGTGTCTGCTTTCAGCTGACCAGTGAAGGATGGTGTTTAAGTCTGCCACTGTCGTCCTGCCGGGTATTCATCTTTTGCTGTCCTCTTTGTTGGCATTGATCCAGGTCAGTGAGATAGCCAGGTCTGCCCCGGGTGACAATGGCCTGCCTGCCGACCCCACTGATTGACCAGTCCTGGCTCTCAAGTGAAGTGGTGATTGCAAGCCTCTAAGATGCAAATAGGAATGGATCTGATTTCTTGGATTTGCACAACCTTTCTCCTTTTAAGCTCCGTATATTTTGGAGTCTTTGAATTTAAGCTTTAGACCAGGAACTGCAAGAAAGAATCAATTACTTGGAAAACAATGGATCCAATTTAATTCGGAGATGTGGCAACATGACCACCTCTGATGATTTGCAAAGTACCCCCAAGTTATGGTCCATTTTGTGCAAATGCATGTTTGGGAGATTAAAAATGATTGCTAATTTAGAGTGTAGATAGTTAATGTGATTAATTTCAGCCTTACAGCAATGTATTCACTTCATTAATTAGAATAACTCAGGTAAGACAGCTGTGGTTTTCAATTTTCTTGTAAGGACGGTTATTTTATTTCCAGCTCTTTCGCCTGGGAATGGGGAAGACTGAGCACCGAAGATATTCGAGTTGTGCCTGTTATAACACAGAATTTCACCTCGGAATCTGTACTTGTATGCAGCCGATTATGCTTTGTTAAAATCTGAGTGCGATCTTCCTTATAATGCCTCTTTAATAACGGATACCGATTTCGAAGACAAAACATACTTGATCACATTGCTAGTATTTGTGTGCATTTTTGGTTGTTTCGTGATTTAAGACACATAGCATCTAAATCCACAAAACAATAAACCAAGGTATAGTAATATTCTCTTGCACTGACTTTACTGTTTCACCAACTTAACATGTAAGCTGGAGGCTTCTAGGCTTTGCTATCACTGGAGGGGCTGCTTTGTCAGAGACAAAGGGCTTGAGGTGATGATCTCAAGAAAATGCCCAACCTCATTTGTATACGTGTTTTACGTATGTTGGTGACAACAGACCCTGAGTCTGAGACATTGAGGACTGGAGACGAAGAGTGCCACCCATTAGGTGGGTTAGGAGTCAAGTacctttttacatatttaaaagccatttgaattttttttgatgGACTATTTAcatatttgctcatttttctaccCTTTTAATGAATTTCTATGGTGTTTATACCTTAGAGAAATTAGCACTTTTCCCATGTTCTGTATCGACAATATTTCCCACTTTGCCATTTGTATTTAGCCTTTCCgcgtattttttatttttatttttttaatgtttatttatttttgagagtgagagagacacagcatgagcaggggaagggcctagggagagggagacacagaatcagaatcaggctccaggctccaagca
This genomic window contains:
- the TAS2R9 gene encoding taste receptor type 2 member 9 gives rise to the protein MPSAVEVMYMVLIAGELTIGIWGNGFIVLVNCTGWLQRRDSSVTDIILVSLAISRICVLCVVSADGFVLLLSPHAYAQNETVNTLDAFWTLSNHSSVWFTACLSIFYLLKIANISHPVFLWLKLNVTRVVLGLFLESFLTSIIISVFLKEGSWGHVEVNHEENITWEFRVSKAPSAFKLIILNLGALVPFALCLISFVLLLFSLFRHTKQMKLYATGSRDSSTEAHMRAIKAVTIFLLLFIMYYAVFLVVTSSFLIPQGRLVLMFGGIVTVIFPSSHSFILIMGNSKLREAFLKVLRCVKGFHKRRKPLVPQRILNMGRKKSTKDCLPSPRGLHSFA